In Burkholderia contaminans, the following proteins share a genomic window:
- a CDS encoding GLUG motif-containing protein — protein sequence MNKTYALVWNVRQGAWQVAGERVRRRGKSTTRAGVVAVLAWLAGSAATPVHALPAGEKIVSGKADILRYDNGQQMSINQHDNKLVLDWQTFNVDKGERVTFNQPSVTSIALNRVVGQDGSGIYGNIDANGRVFLVNPNGILFGKGAQVNVGGLVATTLDIKNEDFDAGRFRFSGQSPSEVQNFGNIVASEGGAIALLGARVVNKGIVQAQMGTVALASGSDATLNFDGGKLLNVQIDQGTLNALVSNEQLLKADGGQVLMSARTADTVLRTVVNNQGTIEARTLRNKAGRISLDGYDAGTVNVAGVLNASATTPGNGGTVETRGADVKVALGATVDTRATNGRGGTWRIASSDVSVTAGANQPGTIVADTLSRNLATTDVELVAERGQTSVDGAITWASGNRLVLASRQGDVSVNGALRATGANARVAIDARKDVRIAAPIALTGANALLTLDYGAAQWLTGAAAVKLSGAGAGFESNGYRYTVIQNLQQLQAVNANLDGLYVLGNDIVGSYYGTAFRTIGSGASFTGVFDGLGNTIGNLAISSSDPYAGLFGRNTGTIANLKLNALRVNAAAGVGPVAIGGLVGENAGRISNVTATGMQVTAGANRSNALGGLVGINLGEVSGASLTGNVAGNGMSYAVGGLVGENRADQRSGVVSDSESNATVSGGASNLASIGGLVGVNRGGDILRSTSRGTTSGANIAGVNVGGLVGANLLGTIEDSSALGRVTGGSGGTAGGLAGSNTGKIAKSSASGLVDGRYAQAIGGFVGLNQGIVTDSKALGDVWSASTGSTGGFVGVNLGPNATVDMAEAHGAVSGGQGNIGGFVGSHFGGRIAHAVARGKTTGGNYSKTGGFVGSNAAELSNVDASGTVYGGYGAAVGGFAGANTTSGTIEAASSTGNVTGSSSSTVGGFAGENLGTVRDASASGVVNAGSYSTLGGLIGMNAGLVERSAANGRVNGSSTQTFGGLVGINRGIFRNSIASGEAALQKIAGLNLGVIE from the coding sequence GTGAACAAGACCTATGCTTTGGTGTGGAACGTCCGACAAGGCGCCTGGCAGGTCGCCGGCGAACGCGTACGCCGGCGCGGCAAATCCACCACGCGCGCGGGCGTCGTCGCGGTGCTGGCGTGGCTCGCGGGCAGCGCGGCGACGCCCGTGCATGCGCTACCCGCGGGCGAGAAGATCGTGTCCGGGAAAGCCGACATTCTTCGCTACGACAACGGGCAGCAGATGTCGATCAACCAGCATGACAACAAGCTGGTGCTGGACTGGCAGACGTTCAACGTCGACAAGGGGGAGCGTGTCACGTTCAACCAGCCGTCCGTGACGTCGATCGCGTTGAACCGGGTCGTCGGGCAGGACGGCAGCGGCATCTACGGCAACATCGACGCGAACGGCCGCGTGTTTCTCGTCAATCCGAACGGCATCCTGTTCGGCAAGGGCGCTCAGGTCAATGTCGGCGGCCTGGTCGCGACGACGCTGGATATCAAGAACGAAGACTTCGACGCCGGCCGCTTCCGGTTCTCCGGCCAGTCCCCGAGCGAAGTGCAGAACTTCGGCAATATCGTGGCGAGCGAAGGCGGCGCGATCGCGCTGCTGGGCGCGCGCGTGGTCAACAAGGGGATCGTCCAGGCGCAGATGGGCACCGTCGCACTGGCGTCCGGCAGCGATGCCACGCTGAACTTCGACGGCGGCAAGCTGCTCAACGTGCAGATCGACCAGGGCACCCTCAACGCGCTGGTGAGCAACGAGCAGTTGCTGAAAGCCGACGGCGGGCAGGTGCTGATGAGCGCCAGGACCGCCGATACCGTACTACGCACGGTGGTGAACAATCAAGGCACCATCGAGGCACGCACGCTCAGGAACAAGGCGGGCCGGATCTCGCTGGACGGCTACGACGCGGGCACCGTGAACGTTGCGGGTGTGCTGAACGCGAGCGCCACGACGCCGGGCAACGGCGGTACGGTCGAGACGCGCGGCGCCGACGTGAAGGTGGCGCTCGGCGCGACGGTCGACACGCGCGCAACCAACGGCCGCGGCGGCACCTGGCGCATCGCATCGTCCGACGTATCGGTCACGGCGGGTGCGAACCAGCCCGGTACGATCGTGGCGGACACGCTGTCGCGCAATCTTGCGACGACGGATGTCGAACTGGTCGCCGAACGCGGGCAGACCTCGGTCGACGGGGCGATCACGTGGGCGAGCGGCAACCGCCTGGTGCTGGCCAGCCGGCAGGGCGACGTGTCGGTCAACGGTGCGCTGCGCGCGACCGGTGCGAACGCGCGTGTTGCAATCGACGCACGCAAGGACGTGCGGATCGCGGCGCCGATCGCGCTGACCGGCGCGAACGCGCTGCTGACGCTCGACTACGGCGCGGCGCAATGGCTCACCGGCGCTGCGGCAGTGAAGCTGTCCGGCGCCGGGGCCGGCTTCGAATCGAACGGCTATCGCTATACCGTGATCCAGAACCTGCAGCAGTTGCAGGCGGTCAATGCAAATCTCGACGGCCTGTACGTGCTCGGCAACGACATCGTCGGTTCCTATTACGGCACGGCGTTCAGGACCATCGGTTCGGGCGCGTCGTTCACCGGTGTGTTCGACGGCCTCGGCAACACGATCGGCAACCTCGCCATTTCGAGCAGCGACCCGTACGCGGGGCTGTTCGGCCGCAACACCGGCACGATTGCCAACCTCAAGCTGAACGCGTTGCGCGTCAATGCCGCGGCGGGCGTCGGCCCGGTGGCCATCGGCGGGCTGGTGGGCGAAAACGCCGGCAGGATTTCGAATGTGACCGCGACCGGCATGCAGGTGACAGCAGGCGCCAACCGCAGCAACGCGCTCGGTGGGTTGGTCGGTATCAACCTGGGTGAAGTATCCGGCGCATCGCTTACCGGAAATGTCGCGGGCAACGGCATGTCGTATGCGGTCGGCGGCCTGGTCGGCGAGAACCGCGCCGATCAGCGTTCCGGTGTGGTGTCCGACAGCGAGTCGAATGCGACCGTATCCGGCGGCGCATCGAATCTCGCGTCGATCGGCGGTCTCGTCGGCGTGAACCGGGGTGGCGACATTCTGAGGTCGACGAGCCGCGGTACGACGTCGGGCGCCAACATCGCGGGCGTGAACGTGGGCGGGCTCGTGGGGGCGAACCTGCTCGGCACGATCGAAGACTCGAGCGCGCTCGGGCGGGTGACGGGCGGCTCGGGCGGTACGGCGGGCGGCCTCGCGGGCAGCAATACGGGCAAGATCGCCAAGTCGAGCGCGAGCGGCCTCGTCGACGGCCGGTACGCGCAAGCGATCGGCGGCTTCGTCGGCCTGAACCAGGGCATCGTGACCGACAGCAAGGCGCTGGGTGACGTGTGGAGCGCATCGACGGGTTCGACGGGCGGCTTCGTCGGCGTCAACCTGGGGCCCAACGCAACCGTCGACATGGCGGAGGCCCACGGTGCGGTGAGCGGCGGCCAGGGCAACATCGGCGGCTTCGTCGGCAGTCATTTCGGCGGACGGATTGCACATGCGGTCGCGCGCGGCAAGACGACGGGCGGCAACTACAGCAAGACGGGCGGCTTCGTCGGCAGCAACGCGGCTGAACTGAGCAACGTCGACGCGAGCGGCACCGTGTACGGCGGCTATGGTGCGGCGGTGGGTGGTTTCGCCGGCGCCAACACGACGTCCGGCACGATCGAGGCAGCGTCGTCCACCGGCAACGTGACGGGCAGTTCGTCGAGCACGGTGGGCGGCTTTGCCGGCGAAAACCTCGGCACGGTGCGCGACGCGTCGGCATCGGGCGTGGTCAACGCGGGGAGTTACTCGACGCTCGGCGGCTTGATCGGCATGAACGCCGGACTCGTCGAACGCTCCGCTGCGAACGGCCGGGTCAACGGATCGTCGACGCAGACTTTCGGCGGGCTCGTCGGCATCAACCGTGGCATCTTCCGCAACAGCATCGCGTCCGGTGAAGCTGCGCTGCAGAAGATCGCCGGTCTCAATCTCGGTGTGATCGAGTAA
- a CDS encoding fimbrial protein: MKTIQWCSPGRIGRAIGRLTMAGYLVLAPCMQVMAQGSIGATALDCSFSNPEASPWKMITPLTSMTPQNAILYQRTVSLMVSFKYGTAPVAHELVSAAHWVPGAVVADGIAPTNVNGIGFKWVGVSGDDTERALQQHALPMATAKINLDRAGGGDTDSRFIRFRQYLVLDKPASQLPQEKLVVKNLPGNPTVAIYALDLPKGTATIGGTVTVPEQPTPANLCKQLKTFVGVGNVCIGSECEIHVPNRCEIQSNWIVPVTLGNFSISNFPSVNATSKPVSFDIALSQCAASAKPAISFRDKAAKPNPDKTLLQLSAPAGQTVARGFNIVMTNALTGERIAYGEPGAAAEYPMRRTGDMAVMPLRAQYIRTGGEGELAPGYAGGGAEFSFTFP; the protein is encoded by the coding sequence ATGAAGACGATTCAATGGTGCAGTCCCGGGCGAATCGGCCGCGCGATCGGTCGCCTGACGATGGCGGGATATCTGGTGCTGGCACCTTGCATGCAAGTCATGGCGCAGGGCTCCATCGGTGCGACAGCACTGGATTGCAGTTTCAGCAACCCGGAAGCGTCACCGTGGAAAATGATCACGCCGTTGACGAGCATGACGCCGCAAAACGCGATCCTGTACCAGCGCACCGTCTCTCTGATGGTGTCGTTCAAGTACGGCACGGCGCCAGTGGCGCACGAACTCGTGAGTGCCGCCCATTGGGTGCCGGGCGCAGTCGTCGCGGACGGCATCGCACCGACGAACGTCAACGGCATCGGCTTCAAATGGGTTGGCGTGTCCGGCGACGACACCGAACGCGCGCTGCAGCAACACGCGCTGCCGATGGCGACCGCGAAGATCAACCTCGATCGCGCGGGCGGCGGCGATACCGACTCGCGGTTCATACGCTTTCGACAGTATCTGGTGCTCGACAAGCCGGCTTCGCAATTGCCGCAGGAAAAGCTGGTCGTCAAGAACCTGCCGGGCAATCCGACCGTCGCGATTTACGCGCTCGACTTGCCCAAAGGCACCGCGACGATTGGCGGCACGGTGACGGTGCCCGAGCAGCCCACGCCGGCCAACCTGTGCAAGCAGCTGAAGACTTTTGTCGGCGTCGGCAACGTGTGCATCGGCAGCGAATGCGAGATCCATGTGCCGAATCGTTGCGAGATTCAGTCGAACTGGATCGTGCCGGTGACGCTCGGCAATTTCTCGATCAGCAATTTTCCGAGCGTGAACGCGACGTCGAAGCCGGTCAGTTTCGACATCGCGCTCAGTCAATGCGCGGCGTCGGCCAAGCCGGCGATCAGCTTCCGCGACAAGGCCGCGAAGCCGAATCCGGACAAGACGTTGCTGCAGCTGAGCGCGCCGGCCGGGCAGACGGTCGCACGCGGGTTCAACATCGTGATGACGAACGCGTTGACCGGCGAGCGGATCGCGTACGGCGAGCCGGGCGCAGCCGCCGAGTACCCGATGCGGCGCACGGGCGACATGGCGGTGATGCCGTTGCGTGCGCAGTACATCCGTACCGGCGGGGAAGGCGAGTTGGCGCCCGGCTATGCGGGCGGCGGGGCGGAATTCTCCTTCACGTTTCCGTGA
- a CDS encoding ABC transporter substrate-binding protein: MKFHTLATWLVGAALITAGTVAHADRLDDIKKAGVLRVATFDSNPPFGYVDGKSNHIVGLDVDYAKALADKLGVKLQLQPTNPANRIPFLTSGKVDLVLANFTITDERAKQVDFSIPYFSSGQQFLTKKGVLKSADQLNALRVGADKGTTNEITLREKFPKATIVAYDDTPFAFAALRAGNVQAITQDGPKLIGLLANVPDKQNYEIPAFTISNDYMGVGVPKGETRLLGFVNDTLKGLEASGRATQIYDAWFGPTTKTPLTRIFRIGDKT; the protein is encoded by the coding sequence ATGAAATTCCACACGCTCGCTACGTGGCTCGTCGGAGCCGCGCTCATTACTGCAGGCACCGTCGCGCATGCGGACCGTCTCGACGACATCAAGAAGGCCGGTGTGCTGCGCGTCGCAACGTTCGACAGCAACCCGCCATTTGGCTATGTCGATGGCAAAAGCAATCACATCGTCGGCCTCGACGTCGATTACGCGAAGGCACTCGCCGACAAGCTCGGCGTGAAGCTGCAACTGCAACCGACCAATCCCGCGAACCGCATTCCGTTCCTGACGTCCGGCAAGGTCGACCTCGTGCTCGCGAACTTCACGATCACCGACGAGCGCGCGAAGCAGGTCGACTTCAGCATCCCGTATTTCTCGTCGGGCCAGCAGTTTCTCACGAAGAAGGGCGTACTGAAATCGGCCGACCAGCTGAACGCGCTGCGCGTCGGCGCCGACAAGGGCACGACCAACGAGATCACGCTGCGCGAGAAATTCCCGAAGGCGACGATCGTGGCGTACGACGACACGCCGTTCGCGTTCGCCGCGCTGCGCGCGGGCAACGTGCAGGCGATCACGCAGGACGGCCCGAAGCTGATCGGCCTGCTCGCGAACGTGCCGGACAAGCAGAACTACGAGATCCCGGCGTTCACGATCTCGAACGACTACATGGGCGTCGGCGTGCCGAAGGGCGAGACGCGCCTGCTCGGCTTCGTCAACGACACGCTGAAGGGGCTCGAGGCAAGCGGCCGCGCCACGCAGATCTACGACGCATGGTTCGGGCCGACGACGAAGACACCGCTCACGCGTATCTTCCGCATCGGCGACAAGACCTGA
- a CDS encoding amino acid ABC transporter permease has protein sequence MFGLAPKYLSWLWQGFLLTLGLAAASAVAATAGGLLLAVMRHARGMAPRTVAAAYVVTFRNTPLLVQLLFWYFGVASLLPDTWIAWLNARHALNVGPFTLAWPSFEFVAGWVGLSAYTAAFVAEECEAGLRGVRRAQHDAAAALGLTPMQSLRYVVLPQAVRIALPPLFGQYMNLVKNSSLAMAIGVAELSYASRQVETETFKTFAAFGVATVLYVAAVAAIEAGAYAATQWRDRLGAGR, from the coding sequence ATGTTCGGGTTGGCTCCCAAATATTTGTCCTGGCTCTGGCAGGGCTTCCTGCTGACGCTCGGCCTCGCGGCTGCGTCGGCCGTCGCAGCGACCGCCGGCGGGCTGCTGCTCGCGGTCATGCGGCATGCGCGCGGCATGGCGCCGCGCACGGTGGCGGCCGCGTACGTCGTCACGTTCCGCAACACGCCGCTGCTCGTGCAGTTGCTGTTCTGGTATTTCGGCGTCGCGTCGTTGCTGCCCGATACGTGGATCGCGTGGCTGAACGCGCGCCATGCGTTGAACGTCGGCCCGTTCACGCTTGCGTGGCCGTCGTTCGAATTCGTCGCGGGCTGGGTCGGGTTGAGCGCCTATACGGCCGCGTTCGTCGCCGAGGAGTGCGAAGCCGGCCTGCGCGGCGTGCGCCGCGCGCAACACGACGCGGCGGCCGCGCTCGGCCTCACGCCGATGCAATCGCTACGTTACGTGGTGCTGCCGCAGGCCGTGCGCATCGCGTTGCCGCCGCTGTTCGGCCAATACATGAATCTCGTGAAGAACTCGTCGCTCGCGATGGCGATCGGCGTGGCCGAGTTGTCGTATGCGTCGCGGCAGGTCGAGACGGAGACGTTCAAGACGTTCGCCGCATTCGGCGTGGCGACTGTGCTGTACGTCGCGGCGGTGGCCGCGATCGAAGCCGGCGCGTATGCGGCCACGCAATGGCGCGATCGGCTGGGAGCGGGGCGCTGA
- a CDS encoding amino acid ABC transporter permease produces MDLSLLFANLPYLLIGAFPDGPLGGAALSLLLAIASAAASAVLGIVLGVAMALARGPARVLLLAFIGFFRAIPVLMLIFWTYFLMPVLLHMDVPGLATVVCALALIGGAYLAHAVHAGIVAAGDGQWQAGLSLGLTRWQTVRYVLLPQAIRIMTPSFVNQWVALVKDTSLAYIVGVPELSFVATQVNNRLMVYPAPIFLFVALIYLVLCTSLDGAARWLLSRRPRAERIAQVAAEYTEPAR; encoded by the coding sequence ATGGATCTTTCGCTGCTGTTCGCCAATCTGCCGTACCTGCTCATCGGCGCGTTCCCGGATGGGCCGCTCGGCGGTGCCGCGCTGTCGCTGCTGCTCGCGATCGCGTCGGCGGCAGCCTCGGCCGTGCTCGGCATCGTGCTCGGCGTTGCGATGGCGCTCGCACGCGGCCCGGCGCGCGTGCTGCTGCTTGCGTTCATCGGATTCTTCCGCGCGATTCCGGTGCTGATGCTGATTTTCTGGACGTATTTCCTGATGCCCGTGCTGCTGCACATGGATGTGCCGGGGCTCGCGACGGTCGTATGCGCGCTCGCGCTGATCGGCGGCGCGTATCTCGCGCACGCAGTGCATGCGGGTATCGTCGCGGCCGGCGACGGGCAATGGCAGGCCGGCCTGTCGCTCGGGCTCACGCGCTGGCAGACGGTGCGCTACGTGCTGCTGCCGCAGGCAATCCGGATCATGACGCCGTCGTTCGTCAACCAGTGGGTCGCGCTCGTGAAGGACACGTCGCTCGCGTATATCGTCGGTGTGCCGGAGCTGTCGTTCGTCGCGACGCAGGTGAACAACCGGCTGATGGTGTATCCGGCGCCGATCTTCCTGTTCGTTGCACTGATCTATCTGGTGCTGTGCACGTCGCTCGACGGTGCGGCACGCTGGCTGCTGTCGCGGCGCCCGCGCGCGGAACGCATCGCTCAGGTGGCGGCCGAGTATACGGAACCCGCGCGATGA
- a CDS encoding M23 family metallopeptidase gives MVKSAATPDAFAPGRAQRIARALVPAAVLGALAALGFAALPAVSQLPGAVDSGTAALPQRVLSDTPFPTAQHFVTSELARTIGERNDAGERNDRSQQPGLFAPLSAHRNEMLGYASLFQLAPPEHQQGMRAGNIELTLSDTLNRLDVPPEVRIQLGDLVTGKVAMRASAQRGDYYRVAYDTNNGTPHLTALELRVAGRTFGAIWFRAPGAEHGAYYALDGSPLEAAAFTMPVKWTRISSFFGERIHPLSQAMAFHTGVDLAAPSGTPVDAAADGVVSFVGTDPGGYGRYVIVDHADGYSTYYAHLSAFAHGLKTGETVKQGQRIGSVGMTGAATGPHLHFEVRVANNPVDPLVTLASAQTALSDMQLTAFRQEAAQWRFRLASINTTSFAFAQNDGPLWGDFATDSSTLRAVFNTHYSAS, from the coding sequence TTGGTCAAGTCTGCCGCTACCCCTGATGCTTTCGCGCCCGGCCGCGCGCAGCGCATTGCGCGCGCGCTCGTGCCGGCCGCCGTGCTCGGCGCCCTTGCCGCACTCGGCTTCGCCGCGCTGCCGGCCGTGTCGCAACTGCCGGGCGCCGTCGATTCGGGCACGGCCGCGCTGCCGCAGCGCGTGCTGTCCGACACGCCGTTCCCCACCGCGCAGCATTTCGTGACGAGCGAGCTCGCCCGCACGATCGGCGAGCGCAACGATGCCGGCGAACGCAACGACCGCAGCCAGCAGCCGGGCCTGTTCGCGCCGCTCAGCGCGCACCGCAACGAGATGCTCGGCTATGCGAGCCTGTTCCAGCTTGCCCCGCCCGAACACCAGCAAGGGATGCGCGCGGGCAACATCGAGCTCACGCTGTCCGATACGCTGAACCGTCTCGACGTACCGCCCGAGGTGCGCATCCAGCTCGGCGATCTCGTCACCGGCAAGGTCGCGATGCGGGCGAGCGCGCAGCGTGGTGACTATTACCGCGTCGCGTACGACACGAACAACGGCACCCCGCACCTCACCGCGCTGGAGCTGCGCGTCGCCGGCCGCACGTTCGGCGCGATCTGGTTCCGCGCGCCGGGCGCCGAACACGGCGCGTACTACGCGCTCGACGGTTCGCCGCTCGAAGCCGCCGCGTTCACGATGCCGGTGAAGTGGACGCGCATCAGTTCGTTCTTCGGCGAACGCATTCACCCGCTGTCTCAGGCGATGGCGTTCCATACGGGTGTCGATCTCGCCGCGCCGAGCGGCACGCCGGTCGATGCGGCGGCCGACGGCGTCGTGTCGTTCGTCGGCACCGATCCGGGCGGCTACGGCCGCTACGTGATCGTCGATCATGCGGATGGGTACTCGACCTACTACGCGCACCTGTCCGCATTCGCGCACGGCCTCAAGACGGGCGAGACCGTGAAGCAGGGACAGCGCATCGGTTCGGTCGGGATGACGGGCGCCGCGACGGGCCCCCACCTGCACTTCGAGGTGCGCGTGGCAAACAATCCGGTCGATCCGCTCGTCACGCTCGCGAGCGCGCAGACGGCGCTGTCCGACATGCAGCTCACCGCCTTCCGCCAGGAAGCGGCGCAATGGCGCTTCCGGCTCGCGTCGATCAACACAACGTCGTTTGCGTTCGCGCAGAACGACGGGCCGCTGTGGGGCGATTTCGCGACCGATTCATCGACGTTGCGCGCCGTCTTCAATACGCATTACTCGGCGTCGTGA
- a CDS encoding TetR family transcriptional regulator, which yields MARKTREESLAIKHRILDAAELVLLEKGVAQTAMADLAEAAGMSRGAVYGHYRNKMEVCLAMCDRAFARTSEGFDAGEGLPPLATLRRAASHYLQECGEPGPMQRVLVILYTKCEQSEENGALQRRRMLLELQMLRITKALLRRAIAAGEVAADLDVHLAAVYLVSLLEGVFASMIWTNRLRGNLWNDAEAMLDAGFDTVRTSAALRIRAHKLPG from the coding sequence ATGGCCCGCAAGACCCGCGAAGAATCGCTCGCCATCAAGCACCGGATCCTCGACGCCGCCGAGCTCGTGCTGCTCGAGAAAGGCGTGGCGCAAACCGCGATGGCGGACCTCGCCGAGGCCGCCGGGATGTCACGGGGCGCCGTCTACGGCCATTACCGCAACAAGATGGAGGTGTGTCTTGCGATGTGCGACCGCGCGTTCGCGCGCACGTCGGAAGGCTTCGACGCGGGCGAAGGGCTGCCCCCGCTCGCCACGCTGCGGCGCGCCGCGTCGCACTATCTGCAGGAATGCGGCGAGCCGGGCCCGATGCAGCGCGTGCTCGTGATCCTCTATACGAAATGCGAGCAGAGCGAAGAGAACGGCGCGCTGCAGCGGCGCCGCATGCTGCTGGAATTGCAGATGCTGCGGATCACGAAGGCGCTGCTGCGCCGCGCGATCGCGGCCGGCGAAGTCGCCGCCGATCTCGACGTGCACCTGGCCGCCGTCTATCTCGTGTCGCTGCTCGAAGGCGTGTTCGCGTCGATGATCTGGACCAACCGGCTGCGCGGCAATCTGTGGAACGACGCCGAGGCCATGCTCGACGCCGGCTTCGACACCGTGCGCACGTCCGCCGCGCTGCGAATCCGCGCGCACAAATTGCCGGGCTGA